From a single Stomoxys calcitrans chromosome 4, idStoCalc2.1, whole genome shotgun sequence genomic region:
- the LOC106090547 gene encoding protein lin-9 homolog encodes MEAEDTNMDDESSVASSHNSPNKEDKEEEHSPQASPQMSEEEPEEPPPSFSLATLGLQRVGTAPPPKPQPQQPIQMLNARGMPARIRKRNRFFFDDDIINDDKPLRMSLSPRKMAMKVNSPKTPSKVLKKRKGVASRYMRSEEKPNKYREQSVHTTPGKGSGGNAGSNNNTPKSVGGTSRSSNNALTPGVTSISSSIIPADKKIGQRIGMRLRNLLKLPKAHKWVIFEWFYSFIDKPLFEGENDFQVCLAESFPNLHTRQLTRAEWQKVRSLMGKPRRCSQAFFDEERRELEKKRQKMRFMQTRRSGEVKDMNFLKDLPDKIPLPLPLGTKVTARLRVPQDGIFSGTVDAFDSMASSYRVTFDRPGLGTHSIPDYEIVSENFNEMLTLQSITKDFRPSLMSVYNGVCGIMSKTPLRGGGMRQIRSSYNMSLNKSDPLLGEVIDSPFKNPVLREENINGYPPKLLETLVRLKRAMKIKQSKLMRLNDMNNEAELKVSQQLVAAHNNSGSSSSDESQNVGGDITAPQLSEEFQRRYASIVISMEKMNRDIQDYLNEVQAFASDLTRDPQVQAMLTPSYLREKCREAAEEAVQRNNTGVLKNKNILSLIKKLATVLLVASHLSTDNSAQVNKVLEGCIEEVRSSLYGVNVETFQKHVQIHLHHIRLGIGQSMMNANVNMSGGGAASTANNVER; translated from the coding sequence ATGGAAGCAGAAGATACCAATATGGACGACGAATCGTCCGTCGCATCGTCTCACAATAGTCCCAATAAAGAGGACAAAGAGGAAGAGCACTCACCCCAGGCTTCGCCCCAAATGTCAGAGGAAGAACCTGAGGAGCCGCCACCTTCCTTCAGTTTGGCAACACTGGGCCTTCAACGTGTAGGCACTgctccaccaccaaaaccacaGCCACAACAACCCATACAAATGTTAAATGCCCGTGGCATGCCAGCTAGGATACGCAAACGCAATCGTTTTTTCTTCGACGATGACATCATCAATGATGATAAACCGCTACGCATGAGTCTATCGCCCCGAAAAATGGCCATGAAAGTGAATTCGCCCAAGACTCCCTCGAAAGTTTTGAAGAAACGTAAGGGTGTGGCTTCGCGATATATGCGTTCCGAGGAGAAACCAAATAAATACCGTGAACAGTCGGTTCATACAACCCCCGGAAAAGGCAGTGGCGGTAATGCCGGCTCTAACAATAATACCCCCAAATCGGTAGGAGGCACCAGCCGCAGCAGCAACAATGCTTTAACTCCTGGAGTTACTTCGATTTCTTCTTCAATTATACCGGCTGACAAGAAAATTGGACAACGCATAGGAATGCGGCTACGAAATCTGCTAAAGTTACCCAAGGCCCACAAATGGGTTATATTCGAGTGGTTCTATTCGTTCATAGACAAACCTTTATTTGAGGGCGAAAATGATTTTCAGGTATGCCTGGCAGAATCATTTCCCAATTTGCACACGCGGCAATTAACTCGTGCGGAGTGGCAAAAGGTGCGTTCTTTGATGGGTAAGCCACGGCGTTGTTCTCAAGCCTTTTTCGATGAAGAACGCAGGGAGCTGGAGAAGAAGAGACAAAAAATGCGTTTTATGCAAACCAGACGTTCGGGTGAAGTTAAGGATATGAATTTTCTAAAGGACCTGCCCGATAAAATACCTTTGCCATTGCCCTTGGGCACAAAAGTTACAGCTCGTCTACGTGTACCACAGGATGGTATATTCAGTGGAACGGTGGATGCTTTCGATTCCATGGCCTCTTCGTATAGGGTGACCTTTGATCGACCTGGCTTGGGAACCCATTCAATTCCCGACTATGAGATTGTCtcggaaaatttcaatgaaatgttgactTTGCAAAGTATTACCAAGGATTTCCGCCCTTCGTTAATGAGTGTTTACAATGGCGTCTGCGGTATCATGTCCAAAACTCCCCTCAGAGGTGGTGGCATGCGCCAAATTCGCTCCTCATACAATATGAGCTTGAACAAGAGCGATCCCTTGTTGGGAGAAGTCATTGATAGTCCCTTTAAAAATCCCGTTCTGAGGGAGGAGAATATAAACGGTTATCCACCAAAGTTATTGGAGACATTGGTGCGCCTTAAACGAGCAATGAAAATCAAGCAATCCAAGCTTATGCGTTTGAATGACATGAACAATGAGGCTGAGCTAAAGGTATCGCAGCAGCTAGTAGCTGCCCACAACAATTCCGGTTCCTCGTCATCGGATGAAAGTCAGAATGTAGGTGGTGATATTACAGCGCCCCAGCTGAGCGAAGAATTCCAAAGACGATATGCCTCCATTGTTATATCCATGGAGAAAATGAATAGAGACATACAGGATTATCTCAATGAAGTGCAAGCATTTGCTAGTGATCTAACGAGAGACCCACAAGTTCAGGCCATGCTTACCCCTTCGTATTTGAGAGAGAAATGCCGAGAAGCGGCAGAGGAAGCTGTGCAACGCAATAATACTGGggtattgaaaaacaaaaatattcttAGTCTTATTAAGAAATTGGCCACAGTTCTATTGGTGGCCTCACACCTCAGCACTGATAATTCGGCGCAAGTCAACAAGGTGCTGGAGGGTTGTATTGAGGAAGTACGTTCGAGTTTGTATGGCGTCAATGTGGAGACATTTCAAAAGCATGTACAAATTCATTTGCATCACATACGCCTGGGCATAGGTCAAAGCATGATGAACGCCAACGTCAACATGAGCGGTGGTGGTGCAGCGAGTACCGCAAACAACGTAGAACGTTAA
- the LOC106090548 gene encoding translation initiation factor eIF-2B subunit epsilon has product MDHFGKKEVIQAILIADNNVENFKPLSDDDSTALIPLVNVCMLDYALEALNRSGIEEVFVFASLHLQSVRDHIKKGIASLSSWSVNMTVTVIGGEACQSFGDAMRELDSKALIRGNFVILGADTVTNADFRPIFEQHKKTVKYDKGAAATLIFKEAENQLRTGNEIMIALDTQNNRLHHHQRLRLNGKESNFEIPLEVFMHNSQVALHHNLLDPQMAIGSPSMLSLFSDNFDFETRDDFVKGILINEEILDSRIYVSLLPREQYARKVNNWLTYQIVSNDIIGRWTYPLVPDMGVVGLTQQYIFLKNNIYKSATANMSKVQLHENVVAHAGCAVGPGSSLNNCVLGQNVKIGQNCYISNAYVLDDVVIADNSSLEFCVVGAKTTIGSKTKLKDGCVVGKGCVLPANTNLSNAIIASSAGNKEGETPSFKKLGDKAFLITQQDNDVVAAFEDEDNDDILQIGKTVPKMMRLPIKYEESDYSSSSDEDESRPCSPLPDDTNIFLSEVIDSLSRGFQEKSNPDFLILEINSSRYAYNMSLKEVNFNVVKAIFSLPTIKESTGNILVDINAVLKQLGPVMTNYIKSEDAMVDCLKALEDIYLENDKVREKISQVIHYLYDKDFVSEEAILAWHEELDLELHASLHKSLQKLIEWLQQSSDEDDDEEDESD; this is encoded by the exons ATGGATCATTTTGGGAAGAAGGAGGTTATTCAAGCCATACTCATAGCAGACAATAATGTGGAAAACTTTAAGCCATTGTCGGATGATGAttcaaca GCTCTTATTCCTTTGGTGAATGTTTGCATGCTGGATTATGCCCTGGAGGCACTCAATCGTAGTGGCATTGAAGAGGTGTTTGTCTTTGCCAGTCTCCATTTGCAAAGTGTACGAGACCATATCAA GAAAGGAATTGCATCACTCAGTTCGTGGTCTGTAAATATGACGGTGACCGTAATTGGAGGCGAAGCATGTCAAAGTTTTGGTGATGCCATGAGAGAATTGGACAGCAAGGCCTTGATACGTGGAAACTTTGTTATATTGGGTGCTGATACAGTTACCAATGCAGATTTCAGGCCAATATTTGAGCAACACAA AAAAACTGTTAAATATGATAAGGGAGCTGCTGCcaccctaatttttaaagagGCTGAAAATCAACTGCGCACAGGCAATGAAATTATGATTGCCTTGGACACCCAAAACAACAGACTTCACCACCATCAGCGTTTGCGTTTGAACGGCAAAgaatcaaattttgaaatacctttggaaGTGTTCATGCACAACTCTCAAGTGGCCTTGCATCATAATCTGCTGGATCCCCAAATGGCCATTGGTTCGCCCTCTATGCTTTCCTTATTTTCGGATAACTTTGATTTTGAGACACGAGATGATTTCGTCAAGGGAATTCTAATAAATGAAGAAATTTTGGATAGTCGCATTTATGTTTCCCTTCTGCCCAGAGAACAATACGCCCGCAAAGTCAACAATTGGCTAACCTATCAAATTGTTAGCAATGATATTATAGGCCGTTGGACATACCCCCTGGTGCCCGATATGGGTGTGGTGGGCCTTACGCAGcagtatatatttttgaaaaacaatatttaTAAAAGTGCCACGGCCAATATGTCCAAAGTGCAATTGCATGAAAATGTAGTGGCTCACGCTGGTTGTGCGGTGGGTCCCGGCTCTTCGCTGAACAATTGTGTTTTAGgacaaaatgttaaaattgGCCAAAACTGTTACATTTCTAATGCTTATGTGCTGGATGATGTTGTGATCGCAGACAATAGTTCTTTGGAATTTTGTGTAGTTGGAGCGAAAACAACGATAGGCAGTAAAACAAAGCTCAAAGATGGTTGTGTAGTGGGCAAGGGTTGTGTTTTGCCAGCCAATACAAATTTGTCTAATGCTATAATAGCTTCTTCGGCTGGCAATAAGGAAGGAG AAACGCCCAGCTTCAAAAAACTAGGCGACAAAGCCTTCCTCATAACCCAACAGGATAATGATGTGGTGGCAGCATTCGAAGATGAAGACAACGATGATATATTGCAAATAGGTAAAACGGTACCTAAAATGATGAGACTGCCTATAAAGTATGAAGAAAGTGATTATAGTTCCAGCAGTGATGAAGACGAATCAAGACCTTGTTCTCCCTTGCCGGATGATACCAACA TATTCCTTTCGGAAGTTATTGATTCATTATCACGTGGTTTCCAAGAAAAGTCCAATCCAGATTTTCTTATACTCGAAATCAACTCATCGCGTTATGCCTACAATATGTCACTAAAAGAAGTGAATTTTAATGTTGTAAAGGCCATTTTTAGTTTACCCACCATTAAGGAATCAACGGGTAATATTTTAGTGGATATTAATGCCGTACTTAAACAACTGGGGCCTGTTATGACAAATTATATAAAAAGTGAGGACGCCATGGTGGATTGTCTGAAAGCTTTAGAG GATATTTATCTGGAAAACGATAAAGTGCGCGAAAAGATCTCCCAGGTTATACATTATCTATACgacaaggattttgtaagcgaAGAAGCCATATTGGCTTGGCATGAAGAACTTGATCTAGAACTGCATGCCAGCCTTCATAAAAGTCTGCAAAAACTAATTGAATGGCTGCAACAGTCTAGTGATGAGGATGATGACGAAGAGGATGAAAGTGATTAA
- the LOC106090546 gene encoding WD repeat-containing protein 7, which translates to MVSTNLVVPVVLWGPSAPTHCVSSVFLSDDHTTLATGCYDGQICLWHVEPVTLKMSPRCLLVGHTAPVLCLVRASIMADCNFLVSSSENGEMCTWDMTDGKCMESVKLPQVHTQIQSYHTANSNDVRLFCIGYYPEIMVMDPFSLEVIYTLSSKVKPDWISALHVLRPMRRKDDVVLAITTTGTVKVWTLIGSENKHAEPIYENESKEIRCLNAITMNCCSQNQRTVLIVCTKYWQIYDAGDFTVLCSVIAPTRERWQGGDFISSDRVMLWTDEGKGYLYKLPANCIPDNKEFHSKSVIRDAPYLYYVLQHPGDKVLSCPPAMKLLRSEPEGKPVSHCLLRGDSEGFISVWTVPDVPLDNISILQAKQMPPRTLKPSVCTSLIEAWSIMDPPPVGILDQLARITDHPVKLTSSIYLPQQSRLVIGREDGSIVIVPATQTVMMQLLVGIKQNFSEWPSHQILYGHRGRVNCLLCPSLVHPRYEKSLLLSGGVDFAVCLWDLYSGSLLHRFCVHAGEITQLLVPPETCSPRILKCICSVASDHSVTLLSLQERKCITLASRHLFPVVTIKWRPLDDFLIVGCSDGSVYVWQMETGHLDRVLHGMLAEEVLSVCDEQTADDSSCNTNATNSEGMANPAVHFFRGLKSRNMNAIRHATQRGITQWQQLHGHNQGNFDFLMKHRSNPLIIQGLRTNPKDAESHILFFDIEGLIFELHSEEYAQMTATELEALGVVFNNQKDKALHVEASKKISDFFGKVKNKAGDMEKMLKDKDKHGLVQKFKEKTEIVEKKVQAKVQESIQKVVEPQDTPTDDGKSDLQAKMASKMEVTHVMEVAQLLLSLLHSWGLDPHLDKVCESQLGLLRPMVPVSFGILSKGGYMSLLLPTWQNNFELGEGVVVPSSSKKRDIPAELLRQEQLTVVFTSRLHWELSTTLTSNHILALVAMSNTLLSMNSASFLPDSERSKKLMRLAQRSDSTLATEEEREELIAHHISQIKQGWSLLSTHHCFLLPDKIEALEPKKFKRPQVEMMAKRWQHHCIEIREAAQQILLGELRRMGKRGRKQLVESWAQYLPMFTHTEPIAQQFQQQHAAANGANGHANSSANMSGVASMGSNGDGEEDYEEEEEEIIRKPSSLSELKRKQTTAVILLGVIGAEFGQDINQDSPVRGSIGSTAATTAGERRKSSVVEGFGIANNLARLTSMALAHLLYAPPTPKLPQYTPLRRAAIDLLGRGFTVWEPYLDVSKVLLGLLELSCEGKSVPNLNYKLPLTPQADACRTARHALRLIATARPAAFITTMAREVARYNSMQQNPQSINVPLTQSVLFKAKGEILQCVEMLIDKMQAEIASLLVEVMDITLHCLDNAELKQRGLVDVCPSICRFNQVSHCQQTRRIAVGAINGHLAIYELRQNKCQMIPAHTHPITSLAFSPDGKFLVSYSCNENRLSFWQTSTGMFGLGQSQTRCTKGYSTAPIPDVSRLNPMRLAKLVWINNRTVTLMLADGSETRFNV; encoded by the coding sequence ATGGTGAGCACCAATCTTGTGGTGCCAGTTGTGTTGTGGGGGCCCtcggcccccacccattgtgtGTCCAGTGTTTTCCTTTCCGATGACCACACTACTTTGGCCACAGGATGTTACGATGGGCAAATATGTTTGTGGCACGTGGAGCCAGTCACTTTGAAGATGTCACCCCGCTGTCTGTTGGTGGGTCACACAGCACCAGTTTTGTGCCTGGTTCGAGCTTCCATAATGGCCGATTGCAATTTTCTGGTGAGCTCTTCAGAGAATGGTGAGATGTGTACCTGGGATATGACCGATGGCAAATGCATGGAATCCGTTAAACTGCCTCAGGTCCACACACAAATACAGAGCTATCACACAGCCAATAGCAATGATGTACGTCTCTTCTGTATTGGTTATTATCCTGAGATAATGGTAATGGACCCCTTCAGTCTGGAGGTCATCTACACACTGAGTTCAAAAGTAAAACCCGATTGGATATCCGCCCTGCATGTCTTAAGACCTATGCGACGCAAAGACGATGTTGTATTGGCCATAACCACCACGGGTACAGTGAAGGTGTGGACTTTGATTGGCAGCGAGAACAAACATGCTGAACCAATTTATGAAAATGAATCGAAAGAGATTCGCTGTCTAAATGCCATCACCATGAACTGCTGCTCACAAAATCAACGAACGGTGCTAATCGTCTGCACCAAATATTGGCAGATTTATGATGCCGGTGATTTCACAGTGCTCTGTTCGGTCATTGCCCCTACTCGAGAGCGATGGCAAGGTGGCGACTTCATCAGTTCGGATCGCGTGATGCTTTGGACGGATGAAGGCAAGGGTTACCTTTATAAATTACCGGCGAATTGTATACCAGACAATAAAGAGTTCCATTCGAAGAGTGTCATACGCGATGCACCATACCTCTATTATGTGCTGCAGCATCCAGGAGATAAGGTGTTGTCCTGCCCTCCCGCCATGAAGCTGTTGCGTAGCGAGCCTGAAGGCAAACCAGTGAGTCATTGTTTACTGCGTGGCGATTCGGAGGGATTTATCTCGGTGTGGACAGTTCCTGATGTTCCTCTCGACAATATTAGTATTCTGCAAGCAAAACAAATGCCTCCGCGTACCCTTAAGCCGTCGGTGTGCACCTCTCTGATAGAGGCTTGGTCCATAATGGATCCTCCCCCTGTGGGCATTTTAGATCAGTTAGCCCGCATAACCGATCATCCTGTAAAATTGACATCCAGTATTTATTTACCTCAACAAAGTCGTCTGGTTATAGGTCGAGAGGATGGGTCCATTGTCATAGTACCAGCTACCCAAACAGTTATGATGCAATTACTGGTGGGCATAAAGCAAAACTTCAGTGAATGGCCCTCCCACCAGATACTCTATGGCCATCGGGGGCGTGTGAACTGTTTGTTGTGCCCTTCTTTGGTGCATCCCCGTTATGAAAAGTCTCTTCTGTTGTCAGGTGGAGTAGATTTTGCCGTCTGCCTATGGGATTTATATAGTGGAAGTCTGCTGCATCGATTTTGTGTCCATGCAGGAGAGATCACACAGTTGCTGGTACCTCCAGAGACATGTAGTCCGCGTATACTGAAGTGCATTTGTTCAGTGGCCTCAGATCACTCCGTCACGTTATTGAGTTTGCAGGAACGAAAATGCATAACTTTGGCTAGTCGTCATCTGTTCCCTGTAGTCACCATCAAATGGAGGCCTTTAGACGATTTTCTTATAGTCGGCTGCTCCGATGGATCGGTGTATGTATGGCAAATGGAGACCGGCCATTTAGATCGTGTGCTACATGGCATGCTGGCCGAAGAAGTGTTATCGGTGTGTGATGAGCAGACTGCCGACGATTCCAGTTGCAACACAAACGCCACAAATTCGGAGGGTATGGCCAATCCTGCAGTTCACTTCTTCCGTGGCCTAAAATCGCGCAATATGAACGCCATCAGGCATGCCACACAAAGAGGCATTACCCAGTGGCAGCAGTTGCATGGTCACAACCAAGGCAACTTTGACTTCCTAATGAAACACCGCAGCAATCCCCTCATCATTCAGGGCTTACGTACGAACCCCAAGGACGCCGAAAGCCACATCCTCTTCTTCGATATCGAGGGACTTATTTTTGAGCTGCACAGCGAGGAATATGCACAAATGACTGCCACCGAGCTGGAAGCCCTGGGAGTGGTGTTTAACAATCAGAAAGACAAAGCGTTGCATGTTGAGGCCTCCAAGAAGATCAGTGACTTCTTTGGCAAAGTTAAAAATAAGGCAGGTGACATGGAGAAAATGTTGAAGGACAAAGACAAACATGGCCTTGTGCAGAAGTTCAAAGAAAAGACAGAGATTGTGGAAAAGAAAGTGCAGGCCAAGGTGCAGGAAAGTATTCAAAAAGTGGTGGAGCCCCAAGATACGCCTACCGACGACGGTAAAAGCGATCTGCAAGCCAAAATGGCCTCCAAGATGGAGGTAACCCATGTCATGGAGGTGGCCCAGTTGTTGCTTTCGTTGCTGCACTCATGGGGCCTAGATCCCCATTTGGACAAGGTGTGCGAATCGCAATTGGGTTTGCTAAGGCCGATGGTGCCCGTTTCCTTTGGCATTCTTTCGAAGGGTGGCTATATGTCACTGCTCCTTCCCACATGGCAGAACAACTTTGAGCTGGGCGAGGGTGTTGTGGTACCAAGTAGCTCGAAAAAGCGAGACATTCCAGCAGAATTGCTCAGACAAGAACAACTTACTGTAGTCTTCACTTCCCGCCTGCACTGGGAGTTGAGTACAACCCTTACCTCCAATCACATATTGGCCTTGGTGGCCATGTCCAACACCTTGTTGTCAATGAATTCGGCCTCATTTTTGCCTGATAGCGAGCGCAGCAAAAAGCTTATGCGTTTGGCGCAACGCAGCGACTCCACTTTGGCCACCGAGGAGGAACGTGAGGAATTAATTGCTCACCATATATCACAAATAAAACAAGGATGGAGCCTTCTCTCCACTCATCACTGTTTCCTATTGCCCGATAAAATCGAAGCTCTAGAACCAAAGAAATTCAAAAGACCCCAAGTTGAGATGATGGCCAAACGTTGGCAACATCACTGCATCGAAATAAGAGAAGCCGCCCAACAGATATTACTGGGTGAACTGCGACGCATGGGCAAAAGAGGTCGTAAGCAGTTGGTGGAGAGCTGGGCTCAATATCTGCCAATGTTTACGCACACCGAACCCATTGCTCAACAGTTTCAACAACAACATGCGGCAGCCAATGGGGCCAATGGCCATGCAAATTCCTCGGCAAATATGTCTGGCGTCGCAAGTATGGGCTCTAACGGCGATGGCGAAGAGGACTATGAGGAAGAAGAAGAGGAGATAATACGCAAGCCGTCCAGTCTATCCGAACTGAAGAGAAAACAGACAACGGCTGTGATATTATTGGGTGTCATAGGAGCGGAATTTGGTCAAGACATAAACCAAGATTCACCCGTTCGAGGCAGTATTGGTTCGACGGCAGCCACCACAGCAGGAGAAAGGCGAAAATCATCTGTGGTGGAAGGTTTTGGTATTGCCAATAACTTGGCTCGTCTTACGTCCATGGCGTTGGCCCATCTTCTGTATGCTCCTCCTACACCAAAATTGCCTCAATACACACCGTTACGAAGGGCAGCTATAGACTTGCTGGGACGTGGCTTTACTGTGTGGGAACCCTATTTGGATGTAAGCAAAGTGCTGCTGGGGCTCTTAGAATTGTCGTGTGAAGGCAAATCAGTGCCCAATCTGAATTATAAACTTCCGTTGACCCCCCAAGCAGATGCCTGCCGTACAGCGAGACATGCCTTGAGGCTGATAGCAACAGCCCGTCCAGCAGCGTTCATTACAACAATGGCACGAGAGGTCGCCCGTTACAATAGCATGCAACAAAATCCTCAATCCATTAATGTGCCACTCACCCAATCGGTTTTGTTCAAGGCCAAGGGAGAAATTCTCCAATGTGTGGAGATGTTGATCGACAAAATGCAGGCCGAGATTGCTAGTCTGCTGGTGGAAGTTATGGATATAACACTGCATTGTCTGGACAATGCCGAGCTAAAGCAACGAGGCTTAGTCGATGTGTGTCCCTCAATATGCCGTTTTAATCAGGTGTCACATTGTCAGCAGACGCGACGTATTGCGGTGGGTGCCATCAATGGCCACCTGGCCATCTATGAGTTGAGACAAAATAAATGTCAGATGATACCGGCGCATACACATCCCATAACCTCATTGGCGTTCTCGCCCGATGGCAAATTTTTAGTCTCCTATTCGTGCAATGAGAATCGCCTATCGTTTTGGCAAACCAGCACAGGTATGTTTGGCTTAGGCCAGTCCCAGACACGCTGTACCAAAGGTTATTCCACGGCACCCATACCCGATGTGTCGCGTCTCAATCCCATGCGTTTGGCCAAACTGGTATGGATCAATAATCGCACTGTAACTCTAATGCTAGCCGATGGTTCGGAGACACGTTTCAATGTCTAA